A genomic region of Rhizobium sp. NXC24 contains the following coding sequences:
- a CDS encoding IclR family transcriptional regulator, which produces MSVEDDSDRYRAPALDKGLDILELLARIDGGLTQAEIAKALGKSPNEFYRMLDRLVRRGYVQRQDGDRFYLTLKLFGLAHYHAPVRRLVSFATPLMREFSNRAEQACHLAIFDRGSVVVIAQQDSPTYWGISIRVGAQINLYNTGSGHILLAFKDEKQRQMMINEQRRQEQDAEEPPADLEEKLSAIREKGFETMNSLQTSGVHNISAPILAMDGNALAALTCPYIEPVNQKAPTREQVVEYVREAAKDISETVAGTVDKAEL; this is translated from the coding sequence ATGAGTGTAGAAGACGATAGCGATCGATACCGCGCGCCGGCGCTGGACAAAGGCCTCGATATCCTGGAGCTGCTGGCGCGGATCGACGGCGGCCTGACGCAGGCCGAAATCGCCAAGGCGCTCGGCAAAAGCCCGAACGAATTCTACCGTATGCTCGATCGCCTGGTCCGGCGTGGCTATGTACAGCGTCAGGACGGCGATCGCTTCTATCTGACCCTCAAGCTCTTCGGCCTGGCGCACTACCACGCGCCGGTGCGCCGGCTTGTTTCCTTCGCCACGCCGCTGATGCGCGAATTCTCCAACCGCGCCGAGCAAGCCTGCCATCTGGCGATTTTCGACCGCGGCTCGGTCGTCGTCATCGCCCAGCAGGATTCGCCGACCTATTGGGGCATCTCGATCCGCGTCGGCGCCCAGATCAATTTGTATAATACCGGCTCCGGCCACATTCTTCTGGCATTCAAGGATGAAAAACAGCGCCAGATGATGATCAATGAGCAGAGGCGCCAGGAACAGGACGCGGAGGAGCCGCCGGCCGATCTCGAGGAAAAGCTCTCGGCAATCCGCGAGAAGGGCTTCGAAACCATGAACAGTCTGCAGACGAGTGGCGTTCACAATATTTCTGCACCAATCCTGGCGATGGACGGCAATGCACTGGCAGCGCTGACCTGCCCCTATATCGAGCCCGTGAACCAGAAGGCACCGACACGCGAACAGGTCGTCGAATATGTGCGGGAAGCGGCCAAGGATATCTCCGAAACCGTCGCCGGCACGGTCGACAAGGCGGAGTTATAA
- a CDS encoding amidohydrolase: MLFDSHLHIVDRKKLAYPWLAGAGALNRDSLCEDYAREAKRLGITDTLHMEVDVAEEDIERETDYVKGLSREPGSLLRGAIAACRPENAGFPAYLERVLADPFVKGFRRVLHVVPDDVSEGALFRENLKRLNNTRLTFDLCVLPHQISQAIALIDLNPDIRFVLDHCGVPAVKDGLSESWSSGISEVAKRPNVTVKISGVVAYTDPDNWSPETLRPFVEHCITSFGWDRVIWGSDWPVCTLAGNLSTWVAATHALMQGVSADERNRLYHLNAKRLWSL, translated from the coding sequence ATGCTTTTCGACAGCCACTTGCATATTGTCGACCGAAAAAAGCTCGCCTATCCCTGGCTAGCTGGCGCCGGTGCGCTCAATCGCGACAGCCTCTGTGAGGACTATGCGCGCGAAGCGAAGCGCCTCGGCATCACCGACACGCTTCACATGGAAGTCGATGTCGCCGAAGAGGATATCGAACGCGAGACCGACTATGTCAAAGGTCTGAGCCGTGAGCCCGGCAGCCTGCTGCGCGGCGCGATCGCCGCCTGCCGTCCGGAAAATGCCGGCTTTCCCGCCTATCTCGAACGCGTGCTCGCCGACCCCTTCGTAAAAGGCTTCCGCCGGGTGCTGCATGTCGTTCCCGACGACGTTTCCGAAGGCGCACTTTTCCGCGAAAATTTGAAGCGGCTCAACAATACACGGCTCACCTTCGATCTATGCGTCCTCCCGCATCAGATTTCCCAGGCGATCGCGCTAATCGACCTCAATCCCGACATCCGCTTCGTGCTCGATCATTGCGGCGTGCCGGCAGTAAAGGATGGATTGAGCGAAAGCTGGTCGTCTGGGATCAGTGAGGTTGCCAAACGGCCGAATGTTACCGTGAAGATCTCCGGTGTCGTTGCCTATACCGATCCCGATAACTGGTCGCCAGAAACACTGCGTCCCTTCGTCGAACACTGCATCACAAGCTTCGGCTGGGATCGCGTCATCTGGGGCAGCGATTGGCCGGTCTGCACGCTCGCCGGCAATCTCTCCACCTGGGTCGCCGCCACCCATGCCTTGATGCAAGGCGTAAGCGCCGACGAACGCAATCGGCTCTATCATCTTAACGCCAAGCGCCTCTGGTCTCTCTGA
- a CDS encoding MaoC family dehydratase, translated as MTATVGISSTHPKTMPADHADIPVWNSENWFYEDFEIGHKIRSLRRTISEGESQQFNALVLDMHPYVSDQIFAETEGLFGKRLVAGAFVFSAGLGLVATNCINAFSYGYDRLRFIKPTFIGDTIYTIRTNLDKQPKYKDLGLIRSSYEVFKGEGELVLYCEHIQTVRYKDGRPADAPELKG; from the coding sequence ATGACCGCCACCGTCGGCATTTCCAGCACCCACCCCAAGACCATGCCGGCGGATCATGCCGATATTCCCGTCTGGAACTCGGAAAACTGGTTCTATGAAGACTTCGAGATCGGCCACAAGATCCGCTCGCTGCGGCGGACGATCTCCGAAGGCGAATCCCAGCAGTTCAACGCCCTTGTTCTCGATATGCATCCCTATGTCAGCGACCAGATCTTTGCGGAGACGGAAGGTCTGTTCGGCAAGCGCCTCGTCGCCGGCGCCTTCGTCTTCTCCGCCGGCCTCGGCCTCGTCGCCACCAACTGCATCAACGCCTTTTCCTATGGCTATGACAGGCTGCGCTTCATCAAGCCCACCTTCATCGGCGACACGATCTACACCATCCGCACCAATCTCGATAAACAGCCGAAATATAAGGATCTCGGCCTGATCCGCTCTTCCTACGAAGTCTTCAAGGGCGAAGGCGAGCTGGTGCTCTATTGCGAGCATATCCAGACGGTGCGCTACAAGGACGGCCGGCCCGCGGACGCTCCGGAGTTGAAGGGCTGA
- a CDS encoding CaiB/BaiF CoA-transferase family protein has translation MIEGNNGGLLDGITVLDMSQFLAGPMAALRLGDLGARVIKIERPDGGDLCRRLYLSDTEIGGDSTLFHAINRGKESVAINMKDEGDLQDLRVLIAKADVIIQNFRPGVIDRLGLDYVTVAKINPRIVYGSITGYGPDNEWRHFPGQDLLAQARSGAMWLNGEADDGPVPFGLAVADMLAGNLIVQGILAGLVRRGVTGQGVHVETSLLEAMIDFQFEVLTTHLNDGGRLPKKSSVRNAHAYLSAPYGVYHCADGWLALAMMPLANLAPLFELPALADYTPDEAFSRRDEIKSLIAARLHEKTVREWLAILEPADIWAAEVLDWPKLLQSAAFRQLDMLQTVTRDDGTSVRTTANPIRVDGVRSKNSFAAPTIGGQSEQIRAEFIG, from the coding sequence ATGATCGAAGGCAATAATGGCGGCCTGCTCGACGGCATCACGGTGCTCGATATGAGCCAATTCCTGGCTGGGCCGATGGCCGCGCTGCGGCTTGGCGATCTCGGCGCGCGGGTGATCAAGATCGAGCGTCCCGATGGAGGCGATCTCTGCCGCCGGCTTTATCTCAGCGACACCGAGATTGGCGGCGACTCGACGCTCTTCCACGCGATCAATCGCGGCAAGGAAAGCGTTGCCATCAATATGAAGGACGAAGGTGACCTGCAGGACCTGCGCGTGCTGATCGCAAAGGCCGACGTCATCATCCAGAATTTCCGCCCCGGGGTCATCGACCGCCTGGGTCTCGACTACGTCACGGTCGCGAAGATCAATCCCCGCATCGTCTATGGCAGCATCACCGGCTACGGGCCCGATAACGAATGGCGGCATTTCCCCGGTCAAGACCTGCTTGCCCAGGCCCGCTCCGGCGCCATGTGGCTGAACGGTGAAGCCGATGACGGTCCGGTGCCCTTCGGCCTCGCGGTCGCCGACATGCTGGCCGGCAATCTCATCGTCCAGGGCATTCTCGCCGGCCTCGTGCGGCGCGGCGTCACCGGTCAGGGCGTCCATGTCGAAACCAGCCTGCTGGAAGCGATGATCGATTTCCAGTTCGAGGTACTGACCACCCATCTGAACGACGGCGGCCGCCTGCCGAAGAAATCCTCCGTGCGCAATGCCCACGCCTATCTCTCGGCTCCTTACGGCGTCTATCATTGCGCCGATGGCTGGTTGGCGCTGGCCATGATGCCGCTCGCGAATCTGGCGCCGCTCTTCGAGCTTCCGGCGCTTGCCGATTATACGCCGGACGAGGCCTTCTCCCGCCGCGACGAGATCAAGAGCCTGATCGCTGCCCGCCTGCACGAGAAGACGGTGAGGGAATGGCTCGCCATCCTGGAGCCCGCCGATATCTGGGCCGCGGAGGTGCTGGACTGGCCGAAACTGCTGCAAAGCGCTGCCTTCCGCCAGCTCGACATGCTGCAGACGGTAACCCGCGACGACGGCACCTCCGTTCGCACAACGGCAAACCCGATCCGCGTCGACGGTGTCAGGAGCAAGAACAGCTTTGCGGCGCCGACGATCGGTGGTCAATCGGAGCAGATCAGGGCGGAATTTATTGGGTAG
- the tal gene encoding transaldolase, whose protein sequence is MTSKLDQLRAMTTVVADTGDIEAVARLKPVDCTTNPTIVLKALGTPMFADAIKEAVAWGKKQGGTPDAVAAAVADRLAISVGAALSGLVPGRVSTEVDADLSFNTEGSIAKARSIIAAYKERGIGHDRILIKLASTWEGIRAAEVLQKEGIDCNLTLLFSKAQAVACADAKVFLISPFVGRILDWYKKSTGKEFTPEEDPGVISVREIYNYYKANDIKTIVMGASFRSAGEIEALAGCDRLTISPNLLDELAKDEGKLERKLSPENKTSVSKIAVDERTFRWMMNEDAMATEKLAEGIRAFAKDLVALRTMVGKELQLAAA, encoded by the coding sequence ATGACATCCAAGCTTGACCAACTTCGCGCTATGACGACGGTCGTGGCCGATACCGGCGATATCGAGGCGGTTGCCCGCCTGAAGCCGGTCGACTGCACGACCAATCCGACCATCGTCCTGAAGGCGCTCGGCACGCCGATGTTTGCCGACGCGATCAAGGAAGCCGTCGCCTGGGGCAAGAAGCAGGGTGGTACGCCGGACGCCGTTGCCGCTGCCGTCGCCGACCGCCTGGCAATCTCCGTTGGCGCCGCTCTCTCCGGCCTCGTTCCCGGCCGCGTCTCGACGGAAGTCGACGCCGATCTCTCCTTCAACACCGAAGGTTCGATCGCCAAGGCCCGCTCCATCATCGCTGCCTACAAGGAACGCGGCATCGGCCATGACCGCATCCTGATCAAACTCGCATCCACCTGGGAAGGCATCCGCGCCGCCGAAGTCCTGCAGAAGGAAGGCATCGACTGCAACCTGACGCTGCTCTTCAGCAAGGCCCAGGCCGTTGCCTGCGCCGACGCCAAGGTTTTCCTGATCTCGCCCTTCGTCGGCCGCATCCTCGACTGGTACAAGAAGTCGACCGGCAAGGAGTTCACGCCAGAAGAAGATCCGGGCGTTATTTCTGTTCGCGAGATCTACAATTACTACAAGGCCAATGACATCAAGACGATCGTCATGGGCGCCTCCTTCCGCAGCGCCGGCGAAATCGAAGCGCTGGCCGGCTGCGATCGCCTGACGATCAGCCCCAACCTGCTTGACGAACTCGCCAAGGATGAAGGCAAGCTGGAGCGCAAGCTCTCGCCGGAAAACAAGACTTCCGTCTCCAAGATCGCCGTCGATGAACGGACCTTCCGCTGGATGATGAACGAAGATGCGATGGCAACCGAAAAGCTCGCCGAAGGCATTCGCGCCTTCGCCAAGGATCTGGTCGCCCTTCGCACCATGGTCGGCAAGGAACTGCAGCTCGCCGCTGCCTAA
- a CDS encoding sugar-binding transcriptional regulator yields MAKLRRGTHTAYSETASLRLRAAWLYYNQGLTQKDVAEQLGISRTTVIRLLDEAMRRSEVQIWINEGIDDCVELAIKLERAYGLDEAIVVPSPAGGDVDAQAKSVGLALGQFLTEAIPDNYTIGVGWGRTMTASLASFRPPRRDNCKVVSLLGGIVAVQQTNPIDYTWRLASQLGAECYMFLAPLLVDSIETKRNLIEKCGLEAIYRLAESLDLAIVSCGDIGPRSTSLSEGFISKQVLDQLIEAGCVCDTMFNFLDAEGNSVDHPINKRVMSVDLDTLKKAKHIVLSSGGAHRALAIRATIKRIGCNTLITDEGAAKELLQMAMAKAA; encoded by the coding sequence GTGGCCAAACTCAGACGTGGGACACACACCGCCTATTCCGAGACGGCGTCTCTGAGGCTGCGCGCTGCCTGGCTCTATTACAATCAGGGTCTGACGCAGAAGGATGTTGCCGAGCAGCTCGGCATCAGCCGCACCACTGTGATCCGTCTGCTGGACGAGGCGATGCGCCGCAGCGAAGTGCAGATCTGGATCAATGAAGGCATCGACGATTGCGTCGAACTCGCGATCAAGCTGGAGCGTGCCTATGGGCTGGACGAGGCGATCGTCGTTCCCTCGCCTGCAGGCGGAGACGTCGACGCGCAGGCAAAAAGCGTTGGCCTGGCGCTCGGCCAGTTCCTGACCGAGGCGATTCCCGACAATTATACGATCGGCGTCGGCTGGGGCCGGACGATGACGGCTTCGCTCGCAAGCTTTCGCCCGCCACGCCGCGACAATTGCAAAGTGGTTTCGCTGCTCGGTGGCATCGTCGCTGTCCAGCAGACCAATCCCATCGACTATACCTGGCGTTTGGCGAGCCAACTCGGCGCGGAATGCTACATGTTCCTGGCACCGCTTTTGGTCGATTCCATTGAGACCAAGCGCAATCTGATTGAAAAATGCGGTCTGGAGGCGATCTACCGCCTGGCCGAAAGCCTCGATCTCGCCATCGTCAGTTGCGGCGATATCGGCCCCCGTTCCACCTCGCTGTCGGAAGGCTTCATCTCGAAGCAGGTGCTGGATCAGTTGATCGAGGCGGGCTGCGTCTGCGATACCATGTTCAATTTCCTCGATGCCGAGGGCAATTCCGTCGATCATCCGATCAACAAGCGCGTCATGTCGGTCGATCTCGACACCCTAAAGAAGGCCAAGCACATCGTCCTGTCTTCCGGCGGCGCACACCGCGCCCTTGCAATCCGCGCCACTATCAAGCGCATCGGGTGCAATACCCTGATTACGGACGAAGGCGCCGCAAAGGAACTGTTGCAGATGGCGATGGCAAAGGCAGCTTGA
- a CDS encoding bifunctional helix-turn-helix domain-containing protein/methylated-DNA--[protein]-cysteine S-methyltransferase, with product MNAIAQLKTDITPEGPDYDTVRRVIELITEDYRDQPSLETIAERLGQSPTQLQKTFTRWAGLSPKAFLQAVTLDHAKRLLREEDLPLLETSFEVGLSGPSRLHDLFVTHEAMSPGEWKAKGGGLIIRYGFHISPFGLALIMVTDRGLAGLAFSDSGDEKACLEDMTCRWPNAQYAEDLQATMPYAARIFEPSKWSSEQPLRVVLIGTDFQVRVWESLLKIPMGRAVTYSDIAKDIGQPTAMRAVGAAVGRNPVSFVVPCHRALGKNGDLTGYHWGLTRKRAMLGWEAGKA from the coding sequence ATGAATGCTATCGCACAGTTGAAGACAGACATCACCCCGGAAGGGCCGGACTACGACACCGTCCGCCGGGTGATCGAGCTCATCACCGAGGACTATCGCGATCAGCCGTCATTGGAAACGATCGCCGAACGACTCGGACAATCGCCCACTCAATTGCAGAAGACCTTTACCCGTTGGGCCGGACTGTCGCCCAAGGCTTTCCTGCAGGCCGTGACGCTCGACCATGCCAAGCGGCTGCTGCGCGAGGAAGACCTGCCCTTGCTGGAAACCTCGTTCGAAGTGGGGCTTTCCGGGCCAAGCCGGCTGCACGATCTCTTCGTCACGCATGAGGCGATGTCACCCGGCGAATGGAAGGCGAAGGGCGGCGGGCTTATCATCCGCTACGGGTTCCATATCTCGCCCTTCGGCTTGGCGCTGATCATGGTCACAGACCGCGGTCTTGCCGGCCTTGCCTTTAGCGATTCCGGCGACGAGAAGGCTTGCCTGGAGGATATGACCTGCCGTTGGCCGAATGCGCAATATGCCGAGGACCTGCAGGCGACCATGCCTTATGCGGCGCGGATTTTCGAGCCATCGAAATGGTCGAGCGAACAGCCGCTGCGCGTCGTGCTGATCGGCACGGATTTCCAGGTGCGGGTCTGGGAAAGCCTGTTGAAGATCCCGATGGGCCGGGCAGTTACCTATTCCGATATCGCCAAAGACATCGGCCAGCCGACGGCGATGCGCGCGGTCGGCGCCGCCGTCGGCCGCAACCCCGTTTCTTTCGTCGTTCCCTGTCACCGCGCGCTCGGCAAGAACGGCGATCTCACCGGCTATCATTGGGGCCTGACGCGCAAGCGGGCTATGTTGGGCTGGGAAGCGGGGAAGGCTTGA
- a CDS encoding DUF2244 domain-containing protein, producing the protein MTERNADTDIDSNKPVFAAELFPHRSLGRRGFKVMVTLAGAFCLIYGILFVIRGAWPIGVFFGADFTLLYGAFWLNYRSGRVREEVTVSRTDVSIRKFSPSGRMVEHRFNPFWTRFLVRRHSEIGVVSMHVRDRSHHTDVGSFLNPEDRESFAKAFKRALATVTQRI; encoded by the coding sequence ATGACCGAACGCAACGCCGATACTGACATCGATAGCAACAAGCCGGTCTTCGCCGCCGAATTGTTTCCTCACCGCTCCCTGGGGCGACGGGGATTCAAGGTGATGGTGACTCTGGCGGGAGCGTTCTGCCTGATCTATGGCATCTTGTTCGTCATCCGCGGCGCATGGCCTATCGGCGTCTTCTTCGGGGCGGATTTCACCCTGCTCTATGGCGCCTTCTGGCTGAATTACCGCTCTGGCAGGGTGCGGGAGGAGGTGACGGTGTCGCGCACCGACGTTTCGATCCGCAAATTCTCGCCCTCGGGCCGCATGGTCGAACACCGTTTCAATCCGTTCTGGACACGTTTCCTTGTCCGCCGGCACAGTGAAATCGGTGTTGTCTCGATGCATGTCCGCGATCGAAGCCATCACACCGATGTCGGCTCTTTTCTCAATCCGGAGGACCGGGAGAGCTTTGCGAAGGCTTTCAAACGCGCCCTCGCCACGGTGACGCAGCGGATATAG
- the nth gene encoding endonuclease III, which translates to MGLEYRSFMANPKTKSSAQTMKKSNAAASRKPAFKSPYSKANLDEIFRRFSIQRPEPKGELEHVNPFTLVVAVALSAQATDVGVNKATRALFAVADTPQKMLDLGEDRIRDYIKTIGLYRNKAKNVVALSEKLIRDFDGEVPQTREELMTLPGVGRKTANVVLSMAFGQATLAVDTHIFRIANRLRLAPGKTPDEVEQRLMKVIPDKYLYHAHHWLILHGRYVCKARKPECERCVIADLCRSPEKTWDIPAPLVELPPQLVGAAD; encoded by the coding sequence ATAGGACTTGAGTATAGGTCGTTCATGGCAAACCCCAAGACCAAATCCAGCGCGCAAACCATGAAAAAGTCAAATGCGGCCGCAAGCCGCAAGCCGGCTTTTAAAAGCCCCTATTCCAAGGCAAATCTGGACGAGATCTTTCGTCGTTTCTCCATCCAGCGGCCTGAGCCGAAGGGGGAACTGGAGCATGTCAATCCCTTCACGCTGGTGGTTGCCGTGGCGCTGTCGGCGCAGGCAACCGATGTCGGCGTCAACAAGGCGACCCGCGCTCTCTTTGCCGTCGCCGATACGCCACAGAAGATGCTCGATCTCGGCGAAGATCGCATCCGCGACTACATCAAGACGATCGGCCTCTACCGCAACAAGGCGAAGAACGTCGTGGCATTGTCGGAGAAATTGATCCGGGATTTCGACGGCGAGGTGCCGCAGACGCGCGAAGAGCTGATGACGCTGCCCGGCGTCGGCCGCAAGACCGCCAATGTCGTGCTCTCCATGGCCTTCGGCCAGGCAACGCTCGCCGTCGACACCCATATTTTCCGCATCGCCAATCGCCTGCGGCTTGCGCCTGGCAAGACGCCGGACGAGGTCGAACAGCGGCTGATGAAGGTAATCCCTGACAAATACCTCTACCACGCGCATCACTGGCTGATCCTGCACGGGCGCTATGTCTGCAAAGCGCGCAAGCCGGAATGCGAACGCTGCGTCATCGCCGATCTCTGTCGCTCGCCGGAAAAGACCTGGGACATCCCAGCGCCATTAGTAGAGCTACCGCCGCAACTGGTCGGCGCCGCCGATTAG
- a CDS encoding sulfate transporter family protein → MIIHAARLSVANLFAAETRKVFWKVLGLTLLALIALWFALRSSFIAFVLPWLQSVMPPVPDWTSWLTFLLAVLAGLVLALGLALLISPVTALIAGLFLDDVAEVVEKRDYPADAPGKALPFVPAMKSSLKFLGIVVVGNIIALLLLFIPGVNLVAFFLVNGYLLGREFFEFAAMRFRPPEEARRFRSKYAFTVFLAGLVIAAFLAIPLVNLLTPLFAAGMMVHLHKLLSQKEAARRG, encoded by the coding sequence ATGATCATCCATGCCGCGCGTCTTTCCGTCGCCAATCTCTTTGCAGCCGAGACGCGCAAGGTTTTTTGGAAAGTCCTCGGGCTCACATTGCTGGCGCTTATCGCTCTCTGGTTTGCGCTGCGCAGCAGCTTCATCGCCTTCGTATTGCCGTGGTTACAAAGCGTCATGCCGCCCGTACCGGATTGGACGAGCTGGCTCACCTTTCTTCTCGCCGTTCTGGCGGGCCTTGTTTTGGCGCTAGGCTTGGCGTTGCTGATCTCACCGGTTACGGCACTGATCGCAGGGCTCTTTCTCGACGATGTCGCTGAGGTGGTGGAGAAGAGGGATTATCCGGCCGATGCGCCGGGAAAAGCGCTGCCATTTGTGCCGGCGATGAAGAGTTCGCTGAAATTCCTCGGCATCGTTGTCGTGGGCAACATCATCGCGCTGCTTCTGCTTTTCATTCCCGGCGTCAATCTCGTCGCCTTCTTCCTGGTCAACGGCTATTTGCTTGGCCGGGAGTTCTTCGAATTTGCCGCCATGCGCTTCCGGCCGCCGGAAGAGGCACGACGGTTTCGCAGCAAATATGCCTTCACCGTTTTCCTTGCCGGTCTGGTGATCGCCGCCTTCCTCGCCATTCCCCTGGTCAACCTTTTGACGCCGCTGTTTGCCGCGGGGATGATGGTGCACTTGCACAAGCTTCTTTCCCAGAAGGAAGCGGCTCGTCGCGGCTGA